In Bacillota bacterium, the DNA window ATTTATTTTCTTCACTATACTTGCTTTCTTCATTACGATCACCCTTTTCATTAGATTTATTCTTAGATATATTTTCCTTATATGGCACTAGCATGGCTACCCTTTTTCCGTTTTTGGTAATTATAATATCTTCCGTTTCCGAAAACTTAAGGTATTTACCGAAACTATTCTGTAATTCCGTAGTGGTAACAATCATAAATTTCACCTCACCAAGTTTATTTTAGCTATTTATATAAATATTATACCTATAATACTTAATAATATCAATAAATTAGCTAAATAAATAGAAAAAATTTTTAAGAATATCTGCACAGAGTTTAGGGAATGTCCTTGTTTATGCTCCTTTGTGCCATGTGTCAACCATATCTACAGGTTCCAGCTTAGGAAAATCGTAAGTGTCAAGAGGTTCATTTTGTAGTATTTTTAATACAGTTTCATAGTTACTGACCAGATCAACACCCTTTTCTTTAAGCAGGTGTTCAAGTGACCTGTTT includes these proteins:
- a CDS encoding type II toxin-antitoxin system Phd/YefM family antitoxin; its protein translation is MIVTTTELQNSFGKYLKFSETEDIIITKNGKRVAMLVPYKENISKNKSNEKGDRNEESKYSEENK